In Plasmodium gaboni strain SY75 chromosome 7, whole genome shotgun sequence, the following are encoded in one genomic region:
- a CDS encoding putative tRNAHis guanylyltransferase, with the protein MANSKFSYVKLFEEERKILLNCYFIVRIDGCDFKHFVKAHNYNKPNDMEGLNLMNECALDILKKFDDIDLCYGHSDEYSFLFNKSTKLWNRRYDKILTNVVSYFTSCFLYKWKDVFQKELLYAPSFDARIVVYPNEKEIKDYFSWRQVDCHINTQYNECFWNLIRHGNYTNDEAHKFLLTTQTKDKNELLFSRFNINYNNLPEIFRRGTIIIRNKTFQKNNEGLGTIYNNDTTNNIDDNNNNDNDTSNNIDNNNNNNTFIDNNDIKKFEKLRNESLPKFIISHENLVSEKFWDKYDYIFKKKKDLEKK; encoded by the coding sequence ATGGCTAACAGCAAATTCAGTTATgtaaaattatttgaagAAGAAAGGAAGATATTATTAAACTGCTACTTTATTGTAAGGATTGATGGGTGTGATTTTAAACATTTTGTAAAGGcacataattataataagCCAAATGATATGGAAGGATTAAATTTAATGAATGAATGTGCTCttgatattttaaaaaaatttgatGATATAGATTTATGTTATGGTCATTCAGATGAGTATagttttttatttaataaaagtaCTAAATTATGGAATAGAAGATATGACAAGATATTAACAAATGTCGTATCGTATTTTACATCttgttttttatataaatggaAAGATGTTTTTCAAAAAGAGTTGTTATATGCACCTTCTTTTGATGCTAGAATTGTGGTTTATCCtaatgaaaaagaaataaaagatTATTTTTCTTGGAGACAAGTGGATTGTCATATTAATACACAATATAATGAATGTTTCTGGAATTTAATCAGACATGGTAATTACACAAATGATGAAGCacataaatttttattaacaaCACAAACTAAAGATAAAAACGAATTACTTTTCTCACgatttaatataaattataataatttacCAGAAATATTTAGAAGGGGAactataataataagaaataaaactttccaaaaaaataatgagGGATTAGGaactatatataataatgatacaacaaataatatagatgataataataataatgataatgatacatcaaataatatagataataataataataataatacctttattgataataatgatataaaaaaattcGAGAAATTAAGAAATGAAAGTCTTCcaaaatttataatttctcATGAAAATTTAGTTAGTGAAAAATTCTGGGATAAGtatgattatatttttaaaaaaaaaaaagacttggaaaaaaaatga
- a CDS encoding hypothetical protein (conserved Plasmodium protein, unknown function) — translation MDFPNKIRYDKKLHDFENLYRKKHIINYYLKKNDVITCLAEIRQGASPFIRDECNRTALDLAIVLFMKKFHECIFTCLITDFIYCKSKKYDGLKTNLTYNEYENIVENEKNVCYSKNIFYDDMFSKKKKEKESMEQNIEQKIGNVSPFLLLQKNVQPFLRNQSYKNDDNIYKNYCEKNDILFLLEEVITFPISKTIQAQLDDIIRKMNALLFFIKMLCKNIILKKDSELTLQEEISNLTFPFFYNTTIHTLFKIYPFNSYTNKWDIHNPADARRLIHKILSKKLIGTEIITFIGKIVFCFSELIHIYGPKIFELNSLYSQYFLHMAFTLDNEYLFKVIINKINIFTSQTDIFHWDKLIHSIEPHKNKFKLYYKQLIYARLKGLFMNKLEKVFYKKEIDKNITDHSNNNCKTKCRTNRLYFTYKTLLNGYYEDILNCSNAEELEIVMQKFLHILKKKKLTL, via the coding sequence ATGGATTTTCCTAACAAAATAAGATATGATAAGAAATTACATGATTTTGAAAATTTGTATAGgaaaaaacatataattaattattatttaaaaaaaaatgatgtaATTACTTGCTTAGCTGAAATTAGACAAGGCGCGTCACCCTTTATAAGAGACGAATGTAATAGAACAGCCTTAGATTTAGCTATCGTATTATTTATGAAGAAATTTCATGAATGTATTTTTACATGTTTGATTACtgattttatatattgtaaaagtaaaaaatatgatgGTTTAAAAACTAATCTTACTtataatgaatatgaaaatatagtagaaaatgaaaaaaatgtatgttattcaaaaaatatattttatgatgatatgttttcaaaaaaaaaaaaagaaaaagaatcAATGGAACAAAACATAGAACAAAAAATTGGAAATGTATCTCCtttcttattattacaaaaaaatgttcagccttttttaagaaatcaaagttataaaaatgatgataacatatataaaaactattgtgaaaaaaatgatatattatttttattagaAGAAGTAATAACCTTTCCTATATCTAAAACGATTCAAGCACAATTAGatgatattataagaaaaatgaatgctcttttattttttataaaaatgttatgtaaaaatattatattaaaaaaagattcAGAATTAACACTTCAAGAGGAAATTTCCAATTTAActtttccatttttttataatacaaCTATACatacattatttaaaatatatccTTTCAACAGTTACACAAATAAATGGGATATACACAATCCAGCAGATGCTAGAAGATTAATTCACAAAATActttcaaaaaaattaatagGTACAGAAATAATTACTTTTATTGGAAAAATTGTATTTTGCTTTTCAGaattaattcatatatatggaccaaaaatatttgaattaAATTCCTTATATTctcaatattttttacatatgGCATTTACCTTAGACAATGAATATCTATTTAAAGTAATAATTAATaagataaatattttcacTAGTCAAACAGATATATTTCATTGGGATAAATTAATTCATTCAATAGAACcacataaaaataaattcaaattatattacaaaCAATTGATATATGCTAGATTGAAGGGATtatttatgaataaattagaaaaggtgttttataaaaaagaaatagataaaaatataactGATCATTCAAATAATAACTGCAAAACAAAATGTAGAACAAATAGATTgtattttacatataaaacattattaaatggttattatgaagatattttaaattGTTCTAATGCAGAAGAATTGGAAATAGTAATGCAAAAATTCCTGCATATcttgaaaaaaaaaaaattaacattgtaa
- a CDS encoding hypothetical protein (conserved Plasmodium protein, unknown function), with the protein MKMKKITLFVLFYFMTAKLCQFEKSLFNYLGEVSFIEPFEHLFEKCLEIPNTICLGGTGTIITPHSFHKGLIGKWTFDDMYAIDYSSYNNHMHKYIRPGPGFNGHGYSGAFIGDVSGFVPSSDSLKTTEFTIVFWIYLLERSTSHFRNIISQIDKEKDTKIAILLHAHITKLSVRVLGFDNYNEGLSSFGYIPLRRWTNVIITLNNKEIAIYINGIFDNSVSLKSKVVEKSGDLTVGKNMNYSGFNGYLDELYFYNTSLSISEIKSFSLPSVTGIYDTDYVYVGNYNCNYNTAISSNLCKKNYRLCSLNDLYNGGAIHYARINGILIEKSNLWTWDISETSFEKDEKRIALCCKTYEE; encoded by the exons atgaagatgaaaaaaataacattatttgttctcttttattttatgacTGCTAAATTATGCCAGTTTGAaaaatcattatttaattatttagGCGAAGTATCTTTTATAGAGCCCTTTGAACATTTGTTTGAAAAATGTCTTGAAATTCCTAATACTATTTGTTTAGGAGGTACTGGTACTATTATTACACCTCATAGTTTTCATAAAGGGTTGATAGGAAAGTGGACATTTGATGATATGTATGCTATTGACTATAgttcatataataatcatatgCACAAGTATATACGACCTGGTCCTGGTTTCAATGGGCATGGTTATAGTGGAGCCTTCATTGGAG ATGTTTCTGGTTTTGTTCCTTCTAGTGATAGTTTAAAAACAACTGAATTTACCAT AGTTTTTTGGATATATTTGTTAGAAAGATCAACTAGTCATTTTCGCAACATCATTTCACAAAT AGATAAAGAGAAGGATACAAAGATAGCAATATTACTACATGCACATATAACTAAATTATCCGTTCGCGTGCTCGGAtttgataattataatgagGGATTATCATCCTTTGGTTATATTCCTTTAAGAAGATGGACAAatgttataataacattgaataataaagagatagctatatatataaacgGAATTTTTGATAATTCAGTGTCCTTAAAAAGTAAAGTTGTTGAAAAATCAGGTGATTTAACAGTtggaaaaaatatgaattattCAGGATTTAATGGATATTTAGatgaattatatttttacaataCAAGTTTATCAATTTCAGAAATAAAATCATTTTCATTACCAAGTGTGACTGGAATATATGATACAGATTATGTATATGTAGGAAATTATAATTGTAATTATAATACAGCTATTAGTAGTAATTTgtgtaaaaaaaattatcgATTATGTTCAttaaatgatttatataatggAGGAGCTATTCATTATGCAAGGATAAATGGCATCCTCATTGAAAAATCAAACTTATGGACTTGGGATATATCAGAAACATCATTTGAAAAAGATGAAAAGAGAATTGCTTTATGTTGTAAAACATATGAAGAGTGA
- a CDS encoding hypothetical protein (conserved Plasmodium protein, unknown function): protein MIQNKDMDKGIVKNDGNVEKIETSGVFNSPDFVDIDKNNIKRKADYIDGVFEGLNKKNISNSNIVSTNLLDKKQQKDHDKINMMNNISDLKKNETSFTKLLNENNNQCNSFKEDKTNNSKKICVLNNPDEEEKKKKKKEDKYDNKLKDKSNESLNNNSEDKLINNLNNKKDIKKDMNKGIYKDNQNNXXXXXXXXXXXXXXXXXXXXXXXXXXXXXXXXXXXXXXXXXXXXXXXXXXXXXXXXXXXXXXXXXXXXXXXXXXXXXXXXXXXXXXXXXXXXXXXXXXXXXCEKSTADARASEKLVERKPEKTIFESQQCEKSNAHARASEKLIEKKSEKSIYESQQCERSNADARSSEKLIERIPEKTVFESEQCEKSTADARSCEKLIEKKSEKTVFESEQCEKSTADVRSCEKLIERKPEKTIFEAQRCEKSNADARACDKLVEKKPQKTIFEAQRCEKSNADARASEKLIERKPEKTIFEAQRCEKSTADARASEKMVEKKPTKTIFEAQRCEKSNADARASEKLIERKPEKTIFEAQRCEKSTADARASEKLVERKPEKTIFESQQCEKSTADARASEKLVERXXXXXXXXXXXXXXXXXXXXXXXXXXXXXXXXXXXXXXXXXXXXXXXXXXXXXXXXXXXXXXXXXXXXXXXXXXXXXXXXXXXXXXXXXXXXXXXXSNADARASDKLCDKVGNVHVFESQQCKEIITDFRSSDKIKEVMKRNLTDECHNI from the coding sequence ATGATTCAAAATAAAGACATGGATAAAGGGATAGTTAAAAATGATGGAAATGTGGAAAAAATAGAAACATCAGGAGTTTTTAATTCACCTGATTTTGTTGatatagataaaaataatattaaaagaaaagcTGATTATATTGATGGAGTATTTGAAGgattaaataaaaaaaatatttcaaataGTAATATTGTTTCAACAAATTTACTAGATAAGAAACAACAAAAAGATCatgataaaattaatatgatgaataatatttcagatttaaaaaaaaatgaaacatCATTTACCAAATTActtaatgaaaataataatcaatgtaattcatttaaagaagataaaacaaataatagtaaaaaaatttgtgtattaaataatccggatgaagaagaaaaaaaaaaaaaaaaaaaggagGATAAATATGACAATAAATTAAAGGATAAATCAAATGAAAGtctaaataataattcagaagataaattaattaataatttaaacaataaaaaggatattaaaaaggatatgaataaaggaatatataaagataatcaaaataatatNNNNNNNNNNNNNNNNNNNNNNNNNNNNNNNNNNNNNNNNNNNNNNNNNNNNNNNNNNNNNNNNNNNNNNNNNNNNNNNNNNNNNNNNNNNNNNNNNNNNNNNNNNNNNNNNNNNNNNNNNNNNNNNNNNNNNNNNNNNNNNNNNNNNNNNNNNNNNNNNNNNNNNNNNNNNNNNNNNNNNNNNNNNNNNNNNNNNNNNNNNNNNNNNNNNNNNNNNNNNNNNNNNNNNNNNNNNNNNNNNNNNNNNNNNNNNNNNNNNNNNNNNNNNNNNNNNNNNNNNNNNNNNNNNNNNNNNNNNNNATGTGAAAAGAGTACTGCAGATGCACGAGCTAGCGAAAAATTGGTTGAACGAAAACCCGAAAAAACAATATTTGAATCTCAACAGTGTGAAAAGAGTAATGCACATGCAAGGGCTAGTGAAAAGCTGATTGAAAAGAAATCAGAGAAAAGTATATACGAATCTCAACAGTGTGAAAGAAGTAATGCAGATGCAAGATCATCTGAAAAATTAATTGAAAGGATACCAGAAAAAACAGTGTTTGAATCTGAACAGTGTGAAAAGAGTACTGCAGATGCAAGATCATGTGAAAAATTAATTGAAAAGAAATCAGAAAAAACAGTGTTTGAATCTGAACAGTGTGAAAAGAGTACTGCAGATGTAAGATCATGTGAAAAATTAATTGAAAGGAAACCCGAAAAAACAATATTTGAGGCACAAAGATGTGAAAAAAGTAATGCAGATGCACGTGCATGCGACAAATTAGTTGAAAAGAAACCACAAAAAACAATATTTGAGGCACAGAGATGTGAAAAAAGTAATGCAGATGCAAGAGCTAGTGAAAAATTAATTGAAAGAAAACCAGAAAAAACGATATTTGAGGCACAAAGATGTGAAAAAAGTACTGCAGATGCAAGAGCTAGTGAAAAAATGGTTGAAAAGAAACCAACAAAAACAATATTTGAGGCACAACGATGTGAAAAAAGTAATGCAGATGCAAGAGCTAGCGAAAAATTAATTGAAAGAAAACCAGAAAAAACAATATTTGAGGCACAAAGATGTGAAAAGAGTACTGCAGATGCACGAGCTAGCGAAAAATTGGTTGAACGAAAACCTGAAAAAACAATATTTGAATCTCAACAATGTGAAAAGAGTACTGCAGATGCACGAGCTAGCGAAAAATTGGTTGAACGNNNNNNNNNNNNNNNNNNNNNNNNNNNNNNNNNNNNNNNNNNNNNNNNNNNNNNNNNNNNNNNNNNNNNNNNNNNNNNNNNNNNNNNNNNNNNNNNNNNNNNNNNNNNNNNNNNNNNNNNNNNNNNNNNNNNNNNNNNNNNNNNNNNNNNNNNNNNNNNNNNNNNNNNNNNNNNNNNNNNNNNNNNNNNNNNNNNNNNNNNNNNNNNNNNNNNNNNNNNNNNNNNNNNNNNNNNNNNNNNNNNNNNNNNNNNNNNNNNNNNNNNNNNNNNNNNNNNNNNNNNNNNNNAAAGTAATGCAGATGCAAGAGCTAGCGACAAATTATGTGATAAAGTAGGTAATGTACATGTTTTTGAATCTCAACAATGTAAGGAAATTATAACTGATTTTCGATCATctgataaaataaaagaagTTATGAAAAGAAATTTGACTGACGAGTGTCacaatatttaa
- a CDS encoding hypothetical protein (conserved Plasmodium protein, unknown function): MKRKSSHHQSNNKYDDNESTNKYDDKSKSKHKGSDIITSNGDKKRDDSYRKKDDDKRSSKKYERKNDNSIYENRKNHEKKDDEYSKNDNNMNKRYEHKNYDDEKIKKKLKTSDKYEEKKYSRKRSSDNNRSDYYYYNNKYEEKRKGKNTNNHDKKYDDNSYTSHERNSYDRRSSSYKYKSRHRDVSQINNKRMSNKYNDNYYSDSSNDKYSRYNKKDFYGRNKSRSASRDKSYNNKYCRKSIEGIKKNRQSSYRYDDKRDSHLNNYHPHHGSTIKNSAPDDANDDHENDNSYYYNEYYKGNNKTRDRQPLGGNENDTKEEREIQNDEINEEERDVQNEYDGDYYISESYQYNNKYDYKKKGYEQERRNKSTYEEENDKDYEIEGNGDNEYTSNIYHPNKKDNYKSKNFNNVPYDQKMSNRKNLKSRDNKMKNIKNMKNVNGQNNNMLKGNMHDDNNFMYYNKMNVEQEMNTDENYIDNNEDNYIDGNTNNNFKNYTNNHMMGNMKNFLNSNKPNNNNNNNNNNMNNMNNTTFNMINFNNSNNISGHPFKNNMYNEGSINGVNNHSINNNINMIPQDDQKDFFNPLKKNSNLQTTHIDASNNIIPPPPSTDNRFFNINRKNLLLIPNDKQMKINNMGNTTGMPYNHINMINNPNMINNPNMINNPNMINNPNMINNPNMINRQSQVGLMNNSFIEFEMKDKNIENSNMNNQPNINIMPNNNIPPPPDTDINKNKMIVPPPYASENIPSLNPPPPNFHSTVINRNSIPSMYPTSLRSNSMINNNMMNADGIVLPPNMNHPNNMMNVTNNMMVNSLHMNNEMKNMSFNKNMNISKTTNNNVVLTKNVNSLINMQREPPLNSFNNPLGFKPFNYDDPNNIPINYEEGAWFNNNQMNNGNNNMYNINDTNLKPNEDAIRMSEINDNNNNNNNDEEKGEEIEEEEGEGQRQGERSEKKEKDNKNMLIQTHQHNDELLSNRNDFMNNEKKELTKEEKLHEWLEYELTNQTNIISDAIHLMPIYFTKKKTNQKIINEMLPCNNDIMSKNQSSHNMMDQMINKKLMSESINKQKINNFPDLLNNIKYSQKDDFLFKEKMSYKFMELKTINPLQQSNKYMTSKINKRNNHKITNHLVHMLDDQNYLEKLRDQILSNNNPKKNVKSNSIFKKDQQQDEKGEEKEEKEKDVDEFLTHFVSTNENLFTHVYYNNTKDNNDVVSNLSDRLKDDNNNNNNNNNCSSNANDDEINENSNNNFFLNLMKSKLKNPFSLLTTLSTKNKDDTEKKTDNIDTTNNIDKNNFLNSKNNNNKDNNNDPIKQNKNMNDLIDKNNFSYKLYLLSLMQEKNKNLQTIQLNNSHLNTKQKNNDHTITLKDKIDISSVNLFFLNNYTIKSEDCINTF, from the coding sequence atgaaaagaaaaagtaGTCATCATCAAAGCAATAATAAATACGACGACAATGAAAGTactaataaatatgatgataaatCAAAAAGTAAACACAAAGGTTCAGATATAATAACAAGTAATGGTGACAAGAAAAGGGATGATAGTTATAGAAAGAAAGACGATGACAAAAGAAGCTCCAAAAAATATGAACgtaaaaatgataatagTATATATGAAAATCGAAAAAACCATGAGAAAAAAGATGATgaatattcaaaaaatgataacaatatgaataaaagatatgaacataaaaattatgatgatgaaaaaataaaaaaaaaattaaaaacatctgataaatatgaagaaaaaaaatattctagaaaaagaagtagtgataataatagaagtgattattattattataataataaatatgaagaaaaaagaaaaggaaaaaatacCAATAATcatgataaaaaatatgatgataatagTTATACATCACATGAAAGAAATTCATATGATAGAAGATCATCAagttataaatataaatcaaGACATAGAGATGTATCACAAATTAATAACAAAAGAATGagtaataaatataatgataattattattcagATTCTtcaaatgataaatattctcgttataacaaaaaagaTTTTTATGGAAGAAATAAAAGTAGAAGTGCTAGTCGAGACAAATCttataacaataaataCTGTAGAAAAAGTATTGAAGGAATCAAAAAAAACAGACAATCAAGTTATAgatatgatgataaaagAGATAGTCActtaaataattatcacCCTCATCATGGTAGTACTATAAAAAATTCTGCTCCTGATGATGCTAATGATGATcatgaaaatgataatagttattattataatgaatattataaaggaaataataaaactCGTGATAGGCAACCACTAGGAGgaaatgaaaatgatacCAAAGAAGAAAGAGAAATACaaaatgatgaaataaatgaagaagaaagaGATGTGCAAAATGAATACGATGGagattattatatatctgaatcttatcaatataataataaatatgattataaaaaaaaagggtATGAACAagaaagaagaaataaatcaacatatgaagaagaaaatgataaagaTTATGAAATAGAAGGAAATGGAGATAACGAATATACATCTAACATATATCATccaaataaaaaagataattataaaagtaaaaattttaataatgtaCCTTATGATCAAAAAATGAGtaatagaaaaaatttaaaatctagagataataaaatgaaaaacataaaaaatatgaaaaatgtaaatggacagaataataatatgttaaaaggaaatatgcatgatgataataattttatgtattataataaaatgaatgTTGAACAAGAAATGAATACtgatgaaaattatattgataataatgaggataattatatagatggtaatacaaataataattttaaaaactatacaaataatcatatgatgggtaatatgaaaaactttcttaattcaaataaaccaaataataacaacaacaataataataataatatgaataatatgaataatacaacatttaatatgataaattttaataatagtaataatattagtGGTCATccatttaaaaataatatgtataatgAAGGATCTATAAATGGAGTTAATAACCATtctattaataataatataaacatgATACCACAAGATGATCAGAAAGATTTTTTTAAtcctttaaaaaaaaatagtaatTTACAAACTACACACATAGATGCtagtaataatatcataCCACCTCCACCAAGTACAGATAATAgattttttaatattaatagaaaaaatttattattaattcCTAATGATAAACAGATgaaaattaataatatgggTAATACAACAGGTATGCcatataatcatattaatatgataaataatccaaatatgataaataatccaaatatgataaataatccaaatatgataaataatccaaatatgattaataatccaaatatgataaatagACAATCTCAAGTTGGACTTATGAATAATAGCTTTATCGAATTTGAAATgaaagataaaaatatagaaaatagtaatatgaataatcaaccaaatataaatattatgccaaataataatataccACCCCCACCAGATAcagatataaataagaacAAAATGATTGTTCCTCCACCTTATGCAAGTGAAAATATACCATCTCTTAATCCACCTCCCCCAAATTTTCATAGCACTGTAATAAATAGAAATTCGATTCCATCCATGTACCCCACTTCATTAAGAAGTAATAGTATGATAAACAATAATATGATGAATGCTGATGGTATAGTTTTACCTCCAAATATGAACCATCCtaataatatgatgaatgtaacaaataatatgatgGTGAATTCCCTTCATATGAATAATGAAATGAAGAATATgtcatttaataaaaatatgaatatatcaaaaacaacaaataataatgtgGTTCTTActaaaaatgtaaatagTTTAATCAATATGCAAAGGGAACCCCCTTtaaattcatttaataatcCTTTAGGTTTTAAACCTTTCAATTATGATGACCCAAATAATATTCCTATCAATTATGAAGAAGGTGCATGgtttaataataatcaaatgaataatggtaataataatatgtataatatcAATGATACTAATTTAAAACCTAATGAAGATGCTATTCGTATGAGTGAAATAAACgacaataataataataataataatgatgaagaaaaagGAGAAGAAATAGAAGAGGAAGAAGGAGAAGGACAAAGACAAGGTGAAAGaagtgaaaaaaaagagaaagataataaaaacatgTTAATACAAACACATCAACACAACGatgaattattatcaaatCGAAATGattttatgaataatgaaaagaaagaattaacaaaagaagaaaaattaCATGAATGGTTAGAATATGAATTAACAAATcaaacaaatattatatctgATGCAATACATTTAATGcctatatattttacaaaaaaaaaaacaaatcaaaaaataataaatgaaatgTTACCATgtaataatgatattatgTCAAAGAATCAAAGTAGTCATAATATGATGGAtcaaatgataaataaaaaattaatgagtgaatcaataaataaacaaaaaatcAATAATTTTCCAGATTTActaaataatattaaatattcaCAAAAAGatgattttttatttaaagaaaaaatgtCATACAAATTTATGGAATTGAAAACTATTAATCCCTTACAAcaatcaaataaatatatgacctccaaaataaacaaaagaaataatcataaaatAACAAACCATTTAGTACATATGCTTGATGACCAAAATTATTTGGAGAAATTAAGAGATCAAattttatcaaataataatccaaaaaaaaatgtaaaaagTAATTCTATTTTCAAAAAGGACCAACAACAAGATGAAAAAGGAGAAGagaaagaagaaaaagaaaaagacGTTGATGAATTTTTAACCCATTTTGTTAGTACGaatgaaaatttatttacacatgtttattataataacacAAAAGATAATAACGATGTTGTTTCAAACTTGTCAGATAGGTTAaaagatgataataataataataataataataataattgtaGTAGTAATGctaatgatgatgaaataaatgagaatagtaataataatttcttcTTAAATCTCATGAAATCTAAATTAAAAAATCCATTTTCTCTTTTAACAACATTGAGcacaaaaaataaagatgatacagaaaagaaaacagataatattgatacaacaaataatatagataaaaacaattttctcaattcaaaaaataataataataaggataataataatgatcctatcaaacaaaataaaaatatgaacgatttaatagataaaaataatttcaGCTATAAACTTTATCTACTCTCATTAATgcaagaaaaaaataaaaacttACAAACAATacaattaaataattcacatttaaatacaaaacaaaaaaataatgatcATACAATTACGCTTAAAGACAAAATCGACATCTCTTCAGTCaatttattctttttaaataattacaCTATCAAATCCGAGGATTGCattaatacattttaa
- a CDS encoding putative dynactin subunit 5, with amino-acid sequence MSGVREIGMGLENIISDNYLECYNNKTFQKAERFNRSDYILTASGNKVSKDSILYGMRNIHMLGKSIIKNRAVLRGDLNSLYIGKYVIIGCDTLICPCFINKMNKSNEISDNNNNNNNSNNNKMEGEKSESSSYITITIGNYVYIGNKCIIKAKYIGNNVYIGNNSIIGERVIIKDNVIIKQNTVIPNDTIISPFSKYSGSPSKFIKNLPDSSEIYLKDISYFYYTNFLPNLENA; translated from the coding sequence ATGTCTGGAGTAAGAGAGATTGGAATGGGGTTAGAAAATATCATAAGTGATAATTATTTGGAgtgttataataataaaacgTTTCAAAAGGCTGAGAGATTTAATCGTTCagattatatattaacagCTTCAGGCAATAAGGTAAGTAAAGattcaatattatatggAATGAGAAATATTCATATGTTAGGAAAAtcaataataaaaaatagaGCAGTATTACGTGGAGATTTGAATAGTTTATATATTGGtaaatatgttattatagGATGTGATACATTAATATGTCCttgttttataaataaaatgaataaatcAAATGAGATAAGTgataacaataataataataataatagtaataataataaaatggaAGGTGAGAAATCTGAATCTAGTTCTTATATTACTATAACTATTGGtaattatgtatatattgGTAATAAGTGTATAATAAAAGCAAAATATATTGGAAATAATGTCTATATAGGTAATAATTCTATAATTGGAGAAAgagtaataataaaagataatgtaataataaaacaaaatacAGTCATACCTAATGATACTATTATATCACCTTTCTCAAAATATTCTGGATCTCCTTCTAAGTTTATAAAAAATCTACCAGATTCTTctgaaatatatttaaaggatatttcttatttctACTATACAAATTTTTTACCAAATCTGGAAAATGCATAA